A single genomic interval of Novosphingobium ginsenosidimutans harbors:
- a CDS encoding TauD/TfdA dioxygenase family protein has translation MGLQAEPSGGACGARITGVDLKAPLDSATVSAIRAAWLEHHVLAFPDQFLNDDELERFTLYFGGFGEDPFFAPIPGRQHIAAVRREADEQSPLFAENWHADWSFQARPPSGTCLNAVDIPPVGGDTLFANQHMAWEALPDARKAEIGDLIAIHSARMPYAPDGTYGSRDKGRSMDIRPSEAAFATQTHPLIPMHPETGRRGFYSTLGYIIGIDGMDQAEAMPLLLELAQWQGQEQFTYAQKWEPGMLVMWDNRSVLHKATGGYEGYRRELHRTTIAAWQG, from the coding sequence ATGGGCCTGCAGGCCGAACCCTCAGGCGGGGCGTGCGGGGCACGCATCACCGGGGTCGACCTGAAGGCGCCGCTCGATAGTGCCACGGTCTCAGCAATCCGGGCGGCCTGGCTCGAACATCACGTCCTGGCCTTCCCGGACCAGTTCCTGAACGACGACGAGCTTGAGCGGTTCACGCTCTACTTTGGCGGGTTTGGCGAGGATCCCTTCTTTGCACCAATTCCCGGTCGGCAGCACATCGCTGCCGTTCGGCGCGAAGCGGATGAGCAATCGCCGCTGTTTGCAGAAAACTGGCACGCCGACTGGTCTTTCCAGGCCCGCCCGCCTTCGGGCACCTGCCTTAACGCGGTCGATATTCCGCCGGTCGGCGGCGACACGCTGTTCGCCAATCAGCATATGGCCTGGGAAGCCCTGCCCGATGCCCGCAAGGCCGAGATTGGCGATTTGATCGCAATTCACTCGGCTCGGATGCCATATGCCCCTGACGGTACCTATGGCTCGCGCGACAAGGGGCGCTCGATGGATATCCGGCCATCCGAAGCCGCCTTTGCAACCCAGACCCATCCCTTGATCCCGATGCACCCTGAAACGGGCCGACGCGGTTTCTATTCAACGCTTGGCTACATCATCGGAATCGACGGGATGGATCAGGCTGAGGCGATGCCCTTGCTGCTGGAACTGGCGCAGTGGCAGGGGCAGGAACAGTTCACCTATGCCCAGAAGTGGGAACCGGGCATGCTGGTCATGTGGGACAACCGCTCGGTCCTGCACAAGGCCACGGGCGGCTACGAGGGCTATCGGCGCGAGCTTCACCGGACGACCATCGCCGCCTGGCAAGGCTAA
- a CDS encoding VOC family protein, which translates to MFSHVTIGANDIAVAKQFYDAALGALGVPPGEIDVRGRLIYNHAGGRLLITNPINGQPTHGGNGHTLGFVAASPAEVDAWHTAGLANGGTAIEDPPGERHPPDGRVLYLAYLRDPSGNKLCGFHRVK; encoded by the coding sequence ATGTTCAGTCACGTCACCATTGGTGCCAACGATATCGCAGTGGCCAAACAGTTCTATGACGCCGCACTCGGCGCGCTCGGCGTTCCCCCGGGTGAGATCGATGTTCGTGGTCGGCTGATCTACAATCATGCCGGCGGGCGGCTGCTTATTACCAACCCCATCAATGGCCAGCCCACGCACGGCGGTAACGGCCATACGCTGGGCTTTGTCGCCGCCTCCCCGGCCGAAGTGGATGCCTGGCACACAGCCGGGCTCGCTAACGGCGGCACCGCGATCGAAGACCCGCCGGGCGAACGCCATCCGCCAGACGGGCGTGTCCTGTACCTCGCTTACCTGCGCGATCCATCGGGCAACAAGCTGTGCGGATTTCATCGGGTCAAGTGA
- the gyrA gene encoding DNA gyrase subunit A, with protein sequence MSDNTDIPEFEGSEPTGPEGDFQRVDIVDEMKASYLDYAMSVIVSRALPDVRDGLKPVHRRILFASQEGGFVAGRPYRKSAKIVGDVMGNYHPHGDSAIYDALARMTQDWSMRLPLIDGQGNFGSMDPDPPASMRYTEARLARVANSLLDDLDKDTVDFADNYDGSRQEPTVLPARFPNLLVNGAGGIAVGMATNIPPHNLGEVIDGCLAYIENPAITSEELIEYIPGPDFPTAPLILGTAGARKAYTEGRGSIIMRARHEIEEGRGDRRSIVLTSIPYQVGKNGLVEKIAEAAKDKRIEGISDIRDESSRLGVRVVIDLKRDATPEVVLNQLWRNTPAQSSFPANMLAIRGGRPEVLMLRDIISSFITFREEVITRRTKFELNKARDRAHILLGLVVAVTNLDEVVRIIRGSPNPAAAREALLTREWPIGEIAPYIKLVEAIEPSAEQEGGTYRLSEVQVKAILDLRLHRLTALGRDEIGDELKELSIAIEEYLSILGDRAKLYGVLKGELVQIRDTYATPRVSEITAAADGIEDEDLIERDEMVVTVTMDGYIKRTPLSTFRAQNRGGKGRAGMSTKEEDVVTNMFVTSTHNPVLFFSTAGKVYRLKVWRLPEGGPATKGRPIVNLLPALDKDETIQTVLPLPEDEAEWAKLSVVFATAKGNVRRNSMDAFANIPSNGKFAMRFDEGSDDRLIGVALLEPSDDVLLASRQGKAIRFAGDEVREFTSRTSTGVRGMLLKGDDEVISLSILHRVGTTSEEREEYVKFAPWKGEKEGEPSLSADRYAEMQAREQFILTVCANGYGKLSSAYEYRRTGRGGQGITNIDNIGRNGPVVASFPASQADQLMLVTDQAKLIRLPLESLRVIGRGSAGVRLFNVADQEHVVSAVRLADDGEEGGEVAPVDGDTVH encoded by the coding sequence GTGAGCGATAACACAGACATACCCGAATTCGAAGGCAGCGAACCCACCGGACCGGAGGGCGATTTCCAGCGCGTCGACATCGTCGATGAAATGAAGGCCAGCTACCTCGATTACGCGATGAGCGTGATCGTCAGCCGCGCCCTGCCGGACGTGCGCGATGGTCTTAAGCCAGTTCACCGCCGCATCCTGTTTGCCAGCCAGGAAGGCGGCTTTGTCGCCGGCCGGCCTTACCGCAAGAGCGCCAAGATTGTCGGCGACGTGATGGGCAACTATCACCCGCATGGTGACAGCGCGATCTATGACGCGCTGGCACGCATGACCCAGGACTGGTCGATGCGCCTGCCGCTGATCGATGGCCAGGGCAACTTCGGCTCGATGGACCCCGATCCGCCGGCCTCGATGCGCTACACCGAAGCGCGCCTGGCCCGCGTCGCCAACTCGCTGCTCGACGATCTCGACAAGGATACGGTCGATTTCGCCGACAACTATGACGGGTCTCGCCAGGAACCGACCGTCCTTCCCGCCCGCTTCCCCAACCTGCTGGTTAACGGCGCCGGCGGTATCGCGGTCGGTATGGCCACCAACATTCCGCCGCACAATCTGGGCGAAGTGATCGACGGCTGCCTGGCCTATATCGAGAACCCGGCGATCACCTCCGAAGAGCTGATCGAGTACATTCCCGGGCCGGATTTCCCCACTGCCCCGCTTATCCTGGGCACGGCCGGCGCGCGCAAGGCCTATACCGAAGGCCGCGGCTCAATCATCATGCGGGCGCGGCACGAGATCGAGGAAGGACGCGGCGACCGGCGCTCGATCGTGCTGACCTCGATCCCCTACCAGGTCGGCAAGAACGGTCTGGTCGAAAAGATCGCCGAGGCGGCAAAGGACAAGCGGATCGAAGGCATCTCGGACATCCGCGACGAATCGAGTCGCCTGGGCGTGCGGGTCGTGATCGACCTCAAGCGCGATGCGACGCCGGAAGTCGTGCTCAACCAGCTGTGGCGCAACACGCCCGCGCAAAGTTCGTTCCCGGCCAACATGCTGGCGATCCGCGGTGGCCGCCCCGAAGTGCTGATGCTGCGCGACATCATCAGCAGCTTCATCACCTTCCGCGAGGAGGTGATCACCCGTCGCACCAAGTTTGAACTGAACAAGGCGCGTGACCGGGCCCATATCTTGCTCGGTCTGGTCGTAGCCGTCACCAATCTGGACGAAGTGGTTCGGATCATTCGCGGCTCGCCCAATCCGGCGGCGGCGCGCGAAGCCCTGCTGACCCGCGAATGGCCGATCGGTGAGATCGCACCTTACATCAAGCTGGTCGAAGCGATCGAGCCGAGTGCCGAGCAGGAAGGCGGCACTTACCGCCTGTCCGAAGTGCAGGTGAAGGCAATCCTCGACCTGCGCCTGCATCGCCTAACTGCGCTGGGTCGTGACGAGATCGGTGATGAGCTCAAGGAACTGTCGATCGCGATCGAGGAATACCTCTCGATCCTGGGTGACCGCGCGAAGCTCTATGGCGTCCTCAAGGGCGAATTGGTGCAGATCCGCGATACCTATGCCACGCCGCGTGTGTCCGAAATCACCGCGGCTGCCGACGGCATCGAGGACGAGGACCTGATCGAGCGCGACGAGATGGTCGTGACCGTGACGATGGACGGTTACATCAAGCGCACCCCGCTTTCGACCTTCCGCGCCCAGAACCGCGGCGGCAAGGGCCGCGCGGGGATGTCGACCAAGGAAGAAGATGTCGTCACGAACATGTTCGTGACCAGCACACACAACCCGGTGCTGTTCTTCTCAACCGCCGGCAAGGTTTACCGTCTGAAAGTCTGGCGCCTGCCTGAAGGCGGCCCGGCCACCAAGGGACGCCCGATCGTCAACCTGCTGCCGGCACTCGACAAGGACGAAACGATCCAGACCGTGCTGCCGCTGCCGGAAGACGAGGCGGAATGGGCAAAGCTCTCGGTCGTCTTCGCAACAGCCAAGGGCAATGTGCGCCGTAATTCGATGGACGCCTTTGCCAACATCCCGTCCAACGGCAAGTTCGCGATGCGGTTTGACGAAGGCTCGGACGATCGCCTGATCGGCGTCGCCCTGCTCGAGCCCAGCGACGACGTCTTGCTCGCCAGCCGCCAGGGCAAGGCAATCCGATTCGCCGGCGATGAGGTGCGTGAATTCACCAGTCGGACCTCCACCGGCGTGCGCGGTATGCTGCTCAAAGGTGACGACGAGGTGATCAGCCTCTCGATCCTCCACCGCGTCGGCACGACCAGCGAGGAGCGCGAGGAATACGTCAAGTTCGCGCCGTGGAAGGGCGAGAAGGAAGGCGAACCGTCGCTTTCTGCTGACCGCTATGCCGAAATGCAGGCGCGTGAGCAGTTCATTCTGACCGTCTGCGCCAATGGCTATGGCAAGCTCAGCTCGGCCTACGAGTATCGCCGCACCGGCCGCGGCGGCCAGGGGATCACCAATATCGACAACATCGGCCGCAATGGCCCGGTGGTGGCGAGCTTCCCGGCCAGCCAGGCTGACCAGCTTATGCTGGTGACCGACCAGGCCAAGCTGATCCGCCTGCCGCTCGAGAGCCTGCGCGTGATCGGGCGCGGTTCGGCCGGTGTCCGCCTGTTCAACGTGGCCGACCAGGAGCACGTCGTCTCGGCCGTGCGTCTGGCCGACGACGGCGAGGAAGGTGGCGAGGTAGCGCCGGTCGACGGGGATACGGTGCACTGA
- a CDS encoding S-(hydroxymethyl)glutathione dehydrogenase/class III alcohol dehydrogenase, whose amino-acid sequence MKTRAAVAFAAKQPLEIVELDLEGPKAGEVLVEIMATGVCHTDAYTLDGLDSEGIFPSILGHEGAGIVREVGPGVTSVNPGDHVIPLYTPECRQCKSCLSGKTNLCTAIRATQGQGLMPDGTSRFSYKGQTIYHYMGCSTFSNFTVLPEIAVAKIREDAPFQSSCYIGCGVTTGVGAVINTAKVQVGDNVVVFGLGGIGLNVIQGARLAGANKIIGVDINPDREEWGRRFGMTEFLNSKGMSREDTVAKIVAMTDGGADYTFDATGNTEVMRTALEACHRGWGTSIIIGVAEAGKEIATRPFQLVTGRNWRGTAFGGAKGRTDVPKIVDMYMTGKIEIDPMITHVMGLEEINTAFDLMHAGKSIRSVVVF is encoded by the coding sequence ATGAAGACCCGCGCCGCCGTTGCCTTTGCCGCCAAGCAACCGCTCGAAATCGTTGAGCTGGACCTGGAGGGTCCGAAGGCAGGCGAAGTGCTGGTTGAAATCATGGCGACCGGCGTCTGCCACACCGATGCCTATACGCTCGATGGCTTGGACAGTGAGGGCATCTTCCCCTCGATCCTCGGCCATGAAGGCGCCGGGATCGTGCGCGAGGTGGGCCCGGGTGTAACCTCGGTCAATCCGGGCGATCACGTGATCCCGCTCTACACGCCGGAATGCCGCCAGTGTAAGTCGTGCCTTTCGGGCAAGACCAACCTCTGCACCGCGATCCGCGCGACCCAGGGCCAGGGGCTGATGCCTGACGGGACCAGCCGGTTCTCCTACAAGGGGCAGACGATCTATCACTACATGGGCTGCAGCACGTTCTCGAATTTCACGGTCCTGCCCGAGATTGCCGTTGCCAAGATTCGTGAAGACGCGCCGTTCCAGTCTTCGTGCTACATCGGCTGCGGCGTCACAACCGGCGTGGGTGCGGTGATCAACACGGCCAAGGTCCAGGTCGGTGACAATGTCGTGGTCTTCGGCCTTGGCGGGATCGGCCTGAACGTGATTCAGGGCGCGCGGCTGGCCGGTGCCAACAAGATCATCGGCGTCGACATCAATCCTGATCGTGAGGAATGGGGCCGCCGTTTCGGCATGACCGAGTTCCTCAATTCCAAGGGCATGAGCCGCGAAGATACCGTGGCGAAGATCGTCGCCATGACTGACGGAGGGGCCGACTATACGTTCGATGCCACCGGCAACACCGAAGTGATGCGCACCGCCCTTGAAGCTTGCCACCGTGGCTGGGGCACTAGCATCATTATCGGTGTGGCCGAAGCTGGCAAGGAAATCGCCACGCGCCCTTTCCAATTGGTCACCGGCCGCAACTGGCGGGGTACGGCCTTTGGCGGGGCCAAGGGCCGCACCGACGTGCCGAAAATCGTCGACATGTATATGACTGGCAAAATCGAGATCGACCCGATGATCACGCATGTGATGGGCCTTGAAGAGATCAACACCGCCTTCGACCTGATGCATGCTGGCAAGTCGATCCGCTCGGTCGTGGTGTTCTGA